One window of the Caldibacillus debilis DSM 16016 genome contains the following:
- the rseP gene encoding RIP metalloprotease RseP, which produces MSTILQFLAVFGVLVFFHEFGHFLFAKRAGILCREFAIGFGPKIFAVKKGETLYTIRLLPIGGYVRMAGEDPEVIELKPGLRVGLLFNGEEKVKKIIVSGKDKYPGARLLEIAEADIERELFIRGYESEDDDRLKTYEVDREAVVVDYGQEIQIAPLDRQFSSKSLGKRALTIFAGPLFNFLLAFLVFMLIGLLQGVPSNDPVLGKVTEDGAALKAGLKEGDLVLSIDGEEVSTWRDVVEKIRANPEKTLEFQIVRDGKELTVPVVPEKHEENGETYGLIGVYNPVEKSPVKAFTYGLAETYFWIKQIFVILGDLIFGHFSFDMLSGPVGIYASTEEVAKAGFYYLLRWTALLSINLGIVNLLPFPALDGGRLLFFAIELIRGKPIDKQKEGLVHFIGLALLMLLMLMVTWNDIQRFFL; this is translated from the coding sequence CCGGGAGTTTGCCATCGGTTTCGGCCCGAAGATCTTCGCCGTGAAAAAAGGGGAAACCCTCTATACGATCCGCCTGCTTCCCATCGGCGGGTACGTGCGGATGGCCGGGGAGGACCCGGAAGTCATCGAATTGAAACCGGGTTTGAGAGTCGGTTTGTTGTTCAACGGGGAGGAGAAGGTAAAAAAGATCATCGTCAGCGGCAAGGACAAATACCCCGGTGCCCGGCTGCTGGAAATCGCGGAGGCGGATATTGAACGCGAGCTGTTTATCCGCGGCTATGAAAGCGAAGATGACGACCGGTTGAAAACCTATGAAGTCGACCGTGAGGCGGTCGTCGTAGATTACGGGCAGGAGATCCAAATCGCACCCCTCGACCGCCAGTTCTCCTCGAAAAGCCTCGGCAAACGGGCGTTGACCATTTTTGCCGGGCCTTTGTTCAACTTTCTTCTGGCCTTCCTCGTGTTTATGCTGATCGGGCTGCTGCAGGGGGTGCCTTCCAACGACCCGGTGCTGGGGAAAGTGACGGAAGACGGGGCGGCCCTTAAGGCCGGCCTGAAGGAGGGAGACCTGGTTTTATCCATCGACGGGGAAGAGGTTTCCACCTGGCGGGACGTGGTTGAAAAGATCCGGGCCAATCCGGAAAAAACCCTGGAATTTCAAATCGTGCGCGACGGAAAAGAGCTGACCGTTCCGGTCGTCCCGGAAAAGCATGAGGAAAACGGGGAAACGTACGGGCTGATCGGCGTTTACAATCCCGTTGAAAAATCGCCGGTCAAAGCCTTTACTTACGGGCTTGCGGAAACCTATTTCTGGATCAAGCAGATCTTCGTCATATTGGGAGATTTGATCTTTGGCCATTTCTCCTTCGACATGCTTTCCGGTCCCGTCGGCATCTACGCTTCGACGGAGGAAGTGGCGAAGGCCGGATTCTATTATCTGCTGCGTTGGACGGCGCTTTTGAGCATCAATTTGGGGATCGTGAACCTTCTTCCCTTTCCCGCGCTGGACGGGGGAAGGCTGCTGTTTTTCGCCATCGAACTGATCCGGGGAAAACCGATCGACAAGCAGAAGGAAGGCCTGGTCCATTTTATCGGATTGGCGCTCCTGATGCTTCTCATGCTGATGGTGACCTGGAATGACATCCAGCGATTTTTCCTTTGA